Proteins encoded by one window of Brevibacterium atlanticum:
- the miaA gene encoding tRNA (adenosine(37)-N6)-dimethylallyltransferase MiaA — MTEPANDDRQPIITVVGATATGKSDLALDLAGHLGGEIINTDSMQFYRGMDIGTAKLPVSERRGIPHHLIDFLDVTEEANVQDFQSRVRGAIAEVRDRGRRPILVGGSGLYVRAAVDHMEFPGTDADVRARLEAEVAVDRWGMHQQLAALDPAAAEKITVNDQRRIARALEVIELTGRPFSAQLPDYQEIEPTIHLGLSMDRPVLHQRIATRVEAMWEMGWVDEVRRLLEFGLAEGKTAARAIGYAQIRRYLDGDLTAAEAKEETTVRTRQFARRQDTWFRRDPRIHWIDGTAVDAEANLVAALEVLGRS; from the coding sequence ATGACTGAGCCTGCGAACGACGACCGGCAGCCGATCATCACCGTCGTCGGTGCCACAGCCACGGGGAAGTCGGACCTGGCGCTCGATCTTGCCGGCCACCTCGGCGGGGAGATCATCAACACGGATTCGATGCAGTTCTACCGGGGGATGGACATCGGTACCGCGAAGCTGCCCGTGAGCGAACGGCGCGGCATTCCGCACCATCTCATCGACTTCCTCGACGTCACCGAAGAAGCGAACGTGCAGGACTTCCAATCGCGGGTACGGGGGGCCATCGCCGAGGTTCGTGACCGCGGGCGGCGGCCCATCCTCGTCGGCGGATCCGGGCTCTATGTCCGTGCCGCCGTCGACCACATGGAATTCCCCGGCACCGACGCTGACGTCCGCGCCCGGCTTGAGGCCGAGGTCGCTGTCGACCGGTGGGGGATGCATCAGCAGCTGGCGGCACTCGACCCGGCAGCTGCGGAGAAGATCACTGTCAACGATCAGCGGCGCATCGCCCGCGCCCTTGAGGTCATCGAGCTCACGGGTCGACCCTTCAGCGCGCAGCTGCCGGACTATCAGGAGATCGAACCGACGATCCACCTGGGTCTGAGCATGGACCGTCCAGTCCTCCACCAGCGCATCGCGACACGCGTGGAGGCGATGTGGGAGATGGGCTGGGTCGATGAGGTCCGGCGCCTGCTCGAGTTCGGCCTGGCGGAGGGAAAGACCGCCGCACGCGCCATCGGCTACGCACAGATCCGACGCTACCTCGACGGCGACCTCACCGCAGCGGAGGCGAAGGAGGAGACGACGGTCAGGACCCGACAGTTCGCCCGCCGACAGGACACCTGGTTCCGGCGAGACCCGCGCATCCACTGGATCGACGGCACAGCCGTCGACGCCGAAGCGAACCTCGTGGCCGCACTCGAGGTCCTCGGTCGGTCCTGA
- the miaB gene encoding tRNA (N6-isopentenyl adenosine(37)-C2)-methylthiotransferase MiaB codes for MTELIDSPTTTGNTPRSYEVKTYGCQMNVHDSERLSGLLDDAGYIQADTDDQADVVVFNTCAVRENADNRLYGNLGQLAKVKEHHPGLQIAVGGCMAQKDRDTIVKKAPWVDVVFGTHNMGSLPALLERARHNEEAQVEILESLDVFPSTLPSRRESQHSGWVSISVGCNNTCTFCIVPSLRGKEKDRRPGDILAEVEALVADGVVEVTLLGQNVNSYGAEFRDKGAFAKLLRAVGNVDGIERVRFTSPHPAAFSDDVIDAMAETLTVMPQLHMPLQSGSDTILKSMRRSYRTKRFMNILDTVRERIPHAAITTDIIVGFPGETEEDFQGTMDIVRRARFSQAFTFQYSIRPGTPAATMEGQVPKEIVQERFERLTALQDEIAWDENKQQIGREVEVLVTKLPHDDSPRLSGRAADNRLVHVGIPEGAELPRPGDFVTATVTEAKPYFLLADSGYSVRPSRAGDAYDRAQADSCGAPTPGPGAAGTTNLGMPTIRPRA; via the coding sequence ATGACTGAACTGATTGACTCTCCGACGACGACCGGGAACACCCCGCGCAGCTACGAGGTGAAGACCTACGGCTGCCAGATGAATGTGCACGACTCCGAGCGACTCTCCGGACTCCTCGACGACGCCGGGTACATCCAGGCAGACACCGACGACCAAGCTGACGTCGTCGTCTTCAACACCTGCGCCGTGCGCGAGAACGCCGACAACCGCCTCTACGGCAACCTCGGCCAGCTCGCGAAGGTCAAGGAGCACCACCCCGGTCTGCAGATCGCCGTCGGCGGCTGCATGGCACAGAAGGACCGGGACACCATCGTGAAGAAGGCTCCCTGGGTCGACGTCGTCTTCGGCACCCACAACATGGGTTCACTGCCGGCGCTGCTCGAACGTGCCCGCCACAACGAGGAAGCCCAGGTCGAGATTCTCGAAAGCCTCGACGTCTTCCCCTCCACTCTGCCCAGCCGCCGCGAATCCCAGCACTCCGGATGGGTCTCGATCTCCGTCGGCTGCAACAACACCTGCACCTTCTGCATCGTGCCCAGCCTGCGCGGCAAGGAGAAGGACCGCCGCCCCGGCGACATCCTCGCCGAGGTCGAAGCGCTTGTGGCCGACGGAGTCGTCGAAGTCACCCTGTTGGGACAGAACGTCAACTCCTACGGCGCTGAATTCCGCGACAAAGGTGCGTTTGCGAAGCTGCTGCGCGCCGTCGGCAACGTCGACGGCATCGAACGCGTCCGCTTCACCAGCCCGCACCCCGCTGCGTTCTCCGACGACGTCATCGACGCTATGGCCGAGACCCTGACCGTGATGCCGCAGCTGCACATGCCGCTGCAATCCGGGTCGGATACGATCCTCAAATCCATGCGCCGCTCCTACCGGACCAAGCGATTCATGAACATCCTCGACACCGTGCGCGAACGCATCCCGCACGCGGCGATCACCACCGACATCATCGTCGGCTTCCCCGGGGAGACCGAAGAGGACTTCCAAGGCACGATGGACATCGTCCGCCGGGCACGCTTCTCCCAGGCATTCACCTTCCAGTACTCGATCCGTCCCGGCACACCGGCGGCAACGATGGAGGGACAGGTGCCCAAGGAGATCGTGCAGGAACGCTTCGAACGCCTCACCGCCCTCCAGGACGAGATCGCGTGGGACGAGAACAAACAGCAGATCGGCCGGGAGGTCGAGGTGCTCGTGACGAAACTGCCGCACGACGATTCCCCGCGCCTGAGCGGACGCGCCGCCGACAACCGCCTCGTCCACGTCGGCATCCCCGAAGGCGCCGAGCTGCCCCGCCCGGGTGACTTCGTCACCGCCACCGTCACCGAGGCGAAGCCCTACTTCCTCCTCGCCGACTCGGGATACTCGGTGCGCCCGTCCCGCGCCGGCGACGCCTACGATCGGGCGCAGGCCGACAGCTGCGGAGCACCCACCCCCGGTCCGGGCGCGGCCGGCACGACCAACCTGGGCATGCCGACCATCCGCCCCCGCGCCTGA
- a CDS encoding regulatory protein RecX, whose amino-acid sequence MTSKSPDTPRPDDESAAPAQKGGAGDSGQAATLSELRSAISEIDQRHAEGEAGFFAGLSGIDEERGAGLGAGARKKKRVGGKPARREPDNGWAEGDAEAVPDFVDASDLVADDWTDAGAGGTTGDDSNVAGFADDENEGPDFDADYAQAKKTAMNMLAMRDHSREELRKKLLKRDLMPEAVDVLLDKLENSRLLNDEEFAHRFVRAQRENRKLSKSVLKRELSKKGISPELASEAVADVDGEEDLAREVAAKKAASTRRLDYAVRERRILGMLARRGFPSAICIKVTREVLAED is encoded by the coding sequence ATGACGTCGAAGTCTCCTGACACCCCGCGGCCCGACGACGAGTCCGCCGCACCAGCCCAGAAGGGCGGTGCGGGGGACTCGGGGCAGGCCGCGACACTCTCGGAACTGCGCAGTGCGATCTCCGAGATCGACCAGCGCCATGCCGAAGGCGAGGCCGGGTTCTTCGCCGGACTGAGCGGCATCGACGAGGAGCGCGGTGCAGGCTTGGGTGCGGGTGCCCGGAAGAAGAAGCGGGTCGGTGGCAAGCCTGCCCGCAGGGAGCCCGACAACGGCTGGGCAGAAGGCGATGCTGAAGCCGTTCCCGACTTCGTCGATGCCTCTGATCTCGTCGCCGACGACTGGACCGACGCCGGTGCCGGTGGTACCACTGGCGATGACTCCAATGTCGCGGGCTTCGCTGACGATGAGAATGAGGGCCCGGACTTCGACGCCGACTATGCACAGGCGAAGAAGACGGCGATGAACATGCTCGCGATGCGCGACCACTCGCGGGAGGAGCTGCGGAAGAAGCTGCTCAAACGCGACCTCATGCCCGAGGCCGTCGACGTCCTCCTCGACAAACTCGAGAACTCTCGGCTGCTCAACGATGAGGAGTTCGCCCATCGTTTCGTCCGCGCGCAGCGGGAGAACCGGAAGCTGTCGAAATCCGTGCTCAAACGTGAACTCAGCAAGAAAGGCATCAGCCCCGAACTCGCCTCCGAAGCCGTCGCCGACGTCGACGGAGAAGAGGACCTCGCCCGGGAGGTTGCTGCGAAGAAGGCCGCTTCCACACGCCGACTCGACTATGCGGTGCGCGAGCGCCGCATCCTCGGCATGCTCGCGCGGCGCGGATTCCCTTCGGCGATCTGCATCAAGGTGACCAGAGAAGTCCTCGCCGAAGACTGA
- the recA gene encoding recombinase RecA, producing MARTPKNLQVPTGGDKSKALDAALGQIDRNYGKGAIMRLGEGVREPIASIPTGSVALDIALGIGGLPRGRVVEIYGPESSGKTTVALHAVANAQKGGGIAAFIDAEHALDPEYAKKLGVDTDQLLVSQPDTGEQALEIADMLIRSGALDVIVIDSVAALVPKAEIEGEMGDSHVGLQARLMSQALRKITGALAQSKTTAIFINQLREKVGVFFGSPETTSGGKALKFYASVRIDVRRIETLKEGQDAVGNRTRAKIVKNKVAPPFKQAEFDILYGQGISREGSLIDMGVDNGIVRKSGSWFTYDGDQLGQGKENVRNFLRDNPGLAEEIELKIKHKLGLIKADEPEAEAGEETEAVGEAQSDDVEVS from the coding sequence ATGGCACGTACACCCAAGAACCTTCAGGTCCCCACCGGCGGCGATAAGTCGAAGGCCCTCGACGCCGCCCTGGGGCAGATCGATCGCAACTACGGCAAGGGCGCGATCATGCGTCTGGGAGAGGGCGTTCGCGAACCGATCGCCTCGATCCCGACCGGTTCGGTCGCCCTCGACATCGCGCTGGGCATCGGCGGCCTGCCGCGCGGCCGCGTCGTCGAGATCTACGGACCGGAATCCTCCGGTAAGACGACCGTGGCGCTGCACGCTGTGGCCAACGCGCAGAAGGGCGGCGGCATCGCAGCCTTCATCGACGCCGAACACGCCCTCGATCCCGAGTACGCGAAGAAGCTCGGCGTCGACACCGATCAGCTCCTCGTCTCCCAGCCGGACACCGGTGAGCAGGCACTCGAGATCGCCGATATGCTCATCCGCTCCGGCGCCCTCGACGTCATCGTCATCGACTCCGTCGCGGCCCTCGTGCCGAAGGCCGAGATCGAGGGCGAGATGGGCGACAGCCACGTCGGCCTCCAGGCCCGCCTGATGTCGCAGGCGCTGCGAAAGATCACCGGTGCCCTTGCCCAGTCGAAGACCACCGCGATCTTCATCAACCAGCTGCGTGAGAAGGTGGGCGTCTTCTTCGGCTCCCCGGAGACCACTTCGGGTGGTAAAGCGCTGAAGTTCTACGCTTCGGTGCGCATCGACGTCCGCCGCATCGAGACCCTCAAGGAAGGTCAGGACGCGGTGGGCAACCGGACACGGGCGAAGATCGTGAAGAACAAGGTCGCCCCGCCGTTCAAGCAGGCCGAGTTCGACATCCTCTACGGACAGGGAATCTCCCGCGAGGGCAGCCTCATCGATATGGGTGTCGACAACGGAATCGTCCGCAAATCCGGTTCCTGGTTCACCTACGACGGCGACCAGCTGGGACAGGGCAAGGAAAACGTCCGCAACTTCCTCCGCGACAACCCGGGACTCGCCGAAGAGATCGAGCTGAAGATCAAGCACAAGCTGGGTCTCATCAAGGCCGACGAGCCCGAGGCTGAGGCTGGGGAAGAGACCGAGGCAGTCGGAGAAGCACAGTCGGATGACGTCGAAGTCTCCTGA
- a CDS encoding DUF3046 domain-containing protein: protein MRHTLYWILMNEEFGEARAASLHTDLTLSSLGSRTAAQAFDAGVEPRDIWIAVCDSMGVPESRRLGKEKPRSRPF, encoded by the coding sequence ATGCGCCACACTCTCTACTGGATCCTCATGAACGAGGAGTTCGGTGAGGCTCGTGCTGCCTCCCTGCACACCGACCTGACTCTGAGCTCCCTGGGTTCGCGTACCGCGGCGCAGGCATTCGATGCCGGGGTAGAGCCGCGCGACATCTGGATCGCGGTCTGCGACTCCATGGGTGTTCCCGAGTCCCGCCGTTTGGGCAAAGAGAAGCCGCGCTCCCGCCCGTTCTGA
- a CDS encoding helix-turn-helix domain-containing protein, with protein MLLRVEIGDALRSARRRQGRTLRDVSTGASVSLGYLSEIERGQKEASSELLSAICEALDLPLSALLSSVSDRFALEEGVQIPDTIPQELSDKILGHPEGYSAPRLAAKP; from the coding sequence ATGTTACTGAGAGTCGAAATCGGCGACGCACTACGTTCCGCCCGCCGTCGTCAAGGCCGCACCCTGCGCGATGTCTCGACAGGAGCCAGCGTGTCGCTGGGCTACCTCAGCGAGATCGAGCGCGGACAGAAGGAAGCCTCGTCCGAGTTGCTGTCTGCGATCTGCGAAGCACTCGACTTGCCGTTGTCGGCCCTGCTGTCATCGGTGTCTGATCGTTTCGCTCTAGAAGAAGGTGTGCAGATCCCCGACACCATTCCGCAGGAGCTCTCGGACAAGATCCTCGGTCACCCCGAGGGATACTCTGCTCCGCGGCTGGCTGCTAAGCCCTGA
- a CDS encoding CinA family protein, translating into MAESEHLEINRRIIATCARLGLSVASAESLTGGRFVASLVDVPGASAVVRGGLVTYATDLKASLAGVDADHLEETGPIDPVVAAQMAVGTAAKCVADIGISCTGVAGPDPQDDKPVGLVYTAIAFGGKSKVFEHEFTGDRDAIRTSTVQAMSVNLEEFVAELAYGPSAGNSTGTGAGNPAGPDAADPDGPSTE; encoded by the coding sequence GTGGCTGAGTCCGAGCACCTCGAGATCAACCGGCGCATCATCGCCACGTGCGCCCGGCTGGGACTGTCGGTCGCGTCGGCGGAGTCATTGACCGGAGGGCGCTTCGTCGCCTCCCTCGTCGACGTCCCCGGAGCCTCAGCAGTCGTCCGCGGGGGACTGGTCACGTATGCCACCGATCTCAAGGCGAGCCTGGCCGGCGTCGATGCCGACCACCTCGAGGAGACGGGTCCGATCGACCCAGTCGTCGCCGCACAGATGGCTGTCGGCACGGCCGCGAAGTGCGTCGCCGACATCGGAATCTCGTGCACCGGGGTCGCCGGACCGGACCCGCAGGACGACAAACCCGTCGGGCTCGTCTATACGGCGATCGCCTTCGGCGGCAAGTCGAAGGTCTTCGAACACGAGTTCACCGGCGATCGCGACGCGATCCGCACATCAACGGTGCAGGCGATGTCGGTCAACCTCGAGGAGTTCGTCGCCGAGCTTGCGTACGGGCCGAGCGCTGGCAATTCGACCGGGACCGGTGCGGGGAATCCTGCGGGGCCTGATGCCGCGGATCCTGACGGGCCGAGCACGGAATAA
- the pgsA gene encoding CDP-diacylglycerol--glycerol-3-phosphate 3-phosphatidyltransferase, which produces MNDRAEAGASQQPAAEPSPWNLPNALTVLRILMVPVFLVLLLAHGGDDVTTRWWALVVFLLAMLTDKIDGDLARKHNLVTNFGKIADPIADKSLMAAALIGLAIIVELPWWVPVIILVREFGITVLRFFMIRIAVMPASRGGKIKTVLQTVAIGLFLLIYPLAPLVPSVVYVILLVFAWVVMTAAIVVTIVTGVDYCVQAVKLYREAQGGAAGAGDGSGRGDSGPGNGNGARG; this is translated from the coding sequence GTGAACGATCGAGCCGAGGCCGGAGCCTCTCAGCAGCCCGCCGCAGAACCGAGTCCGTGGAATCTTCCGAACGCGCTCACGGTGCTGCGCATCCTCATGGTGCCCGTCTTCCTGGTCCTTCTGCTGGCCCACGGAGGCGATGACGTGACGACCCGATGGTGGGCGCTCGTCGTGTTCCTGCTCGCGATGCTCACCGACAAGATCGACGGCGATCTGGCACGCAAACACAACCTGGTGACGAACTTCGGCAAGATCGCCGACCCCATCGCCGACAAGTCGCTCATGGCCGCAGCACTCATCGGTCTGGCGATAATCGTCGAACTGCCCTGGTGGGTGCCGGTGATCATCCTCGTGCGCGAGTTCGGCATCACGGTGCTTAGGTTCTTCATGATCCGCATCGCCGTCATGCCCGCCTCCCGCGGCGGGAAGATCAAGACGGTGCTCCAGACCGTGGCCATCGGTCTCTTCCTGCTCATCTACCCGCTGGCGCCGCTCGTGCCCTCGGTCGTCTACGTCATCCTGCTCGTCTTCGCGTGGGTTGTCATGACCGCAGCCATCGTCGTCACCATCGTCACCGGCGTCGACTACTGCGTGCAGGCAGTCAAGCTCTACCGCGAGGCCCAGGGCGGGGCAGCAGGTGCGGGAGACGGCAGCGGTCGAGGCGACAGCGGCCCGGGGAACGGAAACGGCGCTCGTGGCTGA
- a CDS encoding FtsK/SpoIIIE family DNA translocase, protein MAGNRARKTLSDEPTDQSPTKRDGTAFFLIGLSIVIAAFEWWNIPGAISDVVRSIVEGTFGRVALALPLLFTCYSIRLFLRGHDNRGNNRILIGGIFLLLSASGLAHIAAGNPSFVNSREAMANGGGALGFVISSPLTTATTVYVAVPLLVLLGLFSLLVITATPVRAIPKRLTDLYWRLTGGARPDSDAEAAETKQSDLVAENGRTADLKPVLGSKRRSRKKKTEIPDLDSESADDEAVTKAYDKAYINENEISEDETDTAVIDTEPKLKPGQRRPTKAEREMAALKKTIGMDDDAANEAKKAESAAASAPVPITNAPAPPPTEQLPERVEQLTLAGDVTYTLPSSDYLVPGPPAKERSEANDRVVEALRDVLEQFKIDAQVTGFSRGPTVTRYEVELGAGTKVEKVTALSKNIAYAVASADVRILSPIPGKKAIGIEIPNSDRENVALGDVLRSKAARKTDHPMVMGVGKDVEGGFVVADLSKMPHLLVAGATGAGKSSFVNSMITSIMMRATPDEVRMILVDPKRVELTIYEGIPHLITPIITNPKKAAEALEWVVREMDARYDDLANYGFKHVKEFNKAVREGRIQPPAGSERVLQPYPYLLVVVDELADLMMVAPRDVEASIQRITQLARAAGIHLVLATQRPSVDVVTGLIKANVPSRLAFATSSLADSRVVLDQPGAEKLIGQGDALFLPMGAAKPMRVQGAWVNESEIEKVVEHVKSQLTPNYREDVAVEAPKKQIDEDIGDDLELLLQAIEQVVTTQFGSTSMLQRKLRVGFAKAGRLMDLMESRGIVGPSEGSKARDVLVRPDDLPGTLAIIKGETPPEDSGGAAAEVPTGEGQTQGGQGQGQAGHASAAGDYDEEFNDDYGHTSHGSAPSHGSGSSDRYAHGVGHAEDLSIGDIDPETGLEVVEASGEDAWQLTGR, encoded by the coding sequence ATGGCCGGAAACCGTGCGCGAAAGACCCTGAGCGACGAACCGACCGATCAATCACCGACGAAGAGGGACGGCACAGCGTTCTTCCTCATCGGGCTCTCGATCGTCATCGCCGCCTTCGAATGGTGGAATATCCCCGGCGCGATCAGCGACGTGGTGCGCTCGATCGTCGAGGGCACCTTCGGACGCGTGGCACTCGCTCTGCCGTTGCTCTTCACCTGCTACTCGATCCGCCTGTTCCTCCGCGGCCACGACAACCGCGGCAACAACCGGATCCTCATCGGCGGGATCTTCCTGCTGCTGTCCGCCTCCGGCCTCGCCCACATCGCAGCCGGCAACCCGAGCTTCGTCAACTCTCGTGAGGCCATGGCCAACGGCGGCGGCGCCCTCGGCTTCGTCATCTCCTCACCGCTGACGACCGCCACCACGGTCTACGTGGCCGTGCCGCTGCTCGTCCTCCTCGGGCTCTTCTCCCTCCTCGTCATCACCGCCACCCCGGTCCGCGCGATCCCCAAACGCCTGACCGACCTCTACTGGCGACTGACCGGGGGAGCCCGGCCCGATTCCGACGCCGAGGCGGCCGAAACCAAGCAATCCGACCTCGTTGCCGAGAACGGCCGGACCGCCGATCTCAAGCCCGTCCTGGGCTCCAAGCGCCGCAGCCGGAAGAAGAAGACCGAGATCCCCGATCTCGACTCCGAATCCGCCGACGACGAAGCCGTGACCAAGGCCTACGACAAGGCCTACATCAACGAGAACGAGATCTCCGAGGACGAGACCGACACTGCGGTCATCGACACCGAGCCGAAGCTCAAGCCCGGTCAGCGCCGCCCGACCAAGGCCGAACGCGAAATGGCCGCGCTGAAGAAGACCATCGGGATGGACGATGACGCCGCGAACGAGGCGAAGAAGGCCGAGTCCGCAGCCGCCTCGGCGCCGGTGCCGATCACCAACGCCCCCGCGCCGCCCCCGACCGAGCAGCTGCCCGAACGGGTCGAACAGCTCACCCTAGCCGGCGACGTCACCTACACCCTGCCGTCCTCGGACTACCTCGTCCCCGGACCGCCCGCCAAGGAGCGCTCCGAGGCCAACGACCGCGTCGTCGAAGCCCTGCGCGACGTCCTCGAGCAGTTCAAGATCGACGCCCAGGTCACCGGGTTCTCCCGCGGACCCACGGTCACCCGCTACGAGGTGGAGCTCGGCGCCGGCACCAAGGTCGAGAAGGTCACGGCGCTGAGCAAGAACATCGCCTACGCCGTGGCCAGTGCCGATGTCCGCATCCTCTCGCCGATCCCCGGCAAGAAGGCCATCGGCATCGAGATCCCGAACTCCGACCGTGAGAACGTGGCCCTGGGCGACGTGTTGCGCTCGAAGGCCGCCCGCAAGACCGACCACCCGATGGTCATGGGCGTGGGCAAGGACGTCGAAGGCGGATTCGTCGTCGCTGACCTCTCCAAGATGCCCCACCTGCTCGTCGCCGGTGCTACCGGTGCCGGTAAGTCGAGCTTCGTGAACTCGATGATCACTTCGATCATGATGCGTGCGACCCCCGACGAGGTGCGCATGATCCTCGTCGACCCCAAGCGCGTCGAGCTGACGATCTACGAAGGCATCCCGCACCTGATCACCCCGATCATCACGAACCCGAAGAAGGCCGCCGAGGCGCTCGAATGGGTCGTGCGCGAAATGGACGCCCGCTACGACGACCTCGCGAACTACGGGTTCAAGCACGTCAAGGAGTTCAACAAGGCCGTCCGCGAGGGCCGCATCCAGCCCCCGGCCGGATCCGAACGCGTGCTCCAGCCCTACCCGTACCTGCTCGTGGTCGTCGACGAGCTCGCCGACCTCATGATGGTCGCCCCGCGCGACGTCGAGGCCTCGATCCAGCGCATCACGCAGCTCGCGCGTGCCGCCGGCATCCACCTCGTGCTCGCCACCCAGCGACCCAGCGTCGACGTCGTCACCGGCCTCATCAAGGCCAACGTGCCCTCACGTCTGGCGTTCGCGACCTCGTCGCTGGCCGACTCCCGAGTCGTCCTCGACCAGCCCGGTGCGGAGAAGCTCATCGGTCAGGGTGACGCCCTGTTCCTGCCGATGGGTGCGGCCAAGCCCATGCGTGTCCAGGGTGCCTGGGTCAACGAGTCCGAGATCGAGAAGGTCGTCGAACACGTCAAGAGCCAGCTCACCCCGAACTACCGCGAAGACGTCGCCGTCGAGGCGCCGAAGAAGCAGATCGACGAGGACATCGGAGACGACCTCGAGCTGCTGCTCCAGGCGATCGAGCAGGTCGTCACCACCCAGTTCGGTTCGACCTCGATGCTCCAGCGCAAGCTGCGCGTCGGCTTCGCCAAGGCCGGCCGTCTCATGGACCTCATGGAGTCCCGCGGCATCGTCGGCCCCTCCGAGGGATCGAAGGCCCGCGATGTGCTCGTGCGTCCCGACGACCTGCCCGGCACGCTGGCGATCATCAAGGGCGAGACCCCACCCGAGGACTCCGGCGGAGCAGCCGCCGAGGTCCCGACAGGTGAGGGTCAGACCCAGGGAGGTCAAGGTCAGGGACAGGCCGGGCACGCCTCGGCTGCCGGCGACTACGATGAGGAGTTCAACGACGACTACGGGCACACCTCCCACGGCTCGGCCCCGTCGCACGGCTCCGGTTCGTCCGACCGCTACGCCCACGGCGTCGGCCACGCCGAGGACCTCAGCATCGGCGACATCGACCCGGAGACCGGGCTCGAGGTCGTCGAAGCCAGCGGAGAGGACGCCTGGCAGCTCACCGGCCGCTGA
- a CDS encoding ArsR/SmtB family transcription factor — protein MNEERTEAVTPVSGPDSGDSAAVLRPISAAADGRTADAGDSGTVRAGAVARAVERRDATDAEAKALASSIRIRILRLCLDEALSNREIAEAAGLNPATSLHHVRMLADTGFLEAQEVRRGRRGAREIPYRATGKSWFLNTGDMTHQMLEAFTAEFTAAPYEERTMGRMAAMLTPDEVDEFRARIDELFEEFRGRRKKDGASQWGLFIAMHSSSPATSPDRSGADESKARNGVPARTTEPDQLH, from the coding sequence ATGAATGAAGAGCGCACCGAGGCGGTCACGCCCGTGAGCGGTCCGGATTCCGGTGACTCCGCGGCGGTGCTGAGGCCGATCAGTGCCGCCGCCGACGGGCGCACGGCGGATGCCGGTGATTCCGGGACGGTGAGGGCGGGTGCTGTGGCCCGGGCTGTCGAGCGTCGGGATGCCACCGATGCCGAGGCGAAGGCGCTGGCTTCGAGCATACGGATCCGAATTCTGCGGCTGTGTCTCGACGAGGCGCTGAGCAATAGGGAGATCGCCGAGGCGGCTGGGCTCAACCCGGCGACCTCACTGCATCATGTGCGCATGCTCGCCGACACCGGATTCCTCGAAGCGCAGGAGGTCAGGCGAGGCAGACGTGGGGCCAGAGAGATTCCCTACCGGGCGACGGGCAAGAGCTGGTTCCTCAATACCGGGGACATGACGCACCAGATGCTCGAAGCCTTCACCGCAGAGTTCACCGCGGCCCCCTATGAGGAGCGGACGATGGGACGGATGGCCGCGATGCTCACGCCCGACGAAGTCGACGAGTTCCGCGCGCGCATCGACGAACTCTTCGAGGAGTTCCGCGGTCGCCGGAAGAAGGACGGGGCAAGTCAGTGGGGGCTGTTCATTGCCATGCACTCGAGTTCGCCCGCAACCAGCCCGGATCGGTCAGGTGCCGACGAGTCGAAAGCACGTAATGGGGTGCCGGCGCGCACTACGGAGCCTGATCAACTTCACTAG